One part of the Anopheles coustani chromosome 2, idAnoCousDA_361_x.2, whole genome shotgun sequence genome encodes these proteins:
- the LOC131262144 gene encoding dnaJ homolog shv, with protein sequence MKPFNFCFTLLIGAAVLLLVDETSAGRDFYKILGLRKSASKNEVKKAYRKLAKELHPDKNKDDPDAAEKFQDLGAAYEVLSDDDKRKLYDRCGEECVKKEGMMDNSDPFAQFFGDFGFGFGGQEQRETPRGANIVMDLHVTLEELYSGNFVEITRNKPVMKPASGTRKCNCRQEMVTRNLGPGRFQMMQQTVCDECPNVKLVNEERTIEIEIEPGMEDGQETRFSGEGEPHMDGDPGDLILKIKTVPHPRFERRGDDLYTNITISLQDALVGFELDIVHLDGHKVTVTREKVTWPGARVRKNGEGMPNYENNNLHGTLYITFDVEFPKTQLSDTEKEDIKNLLNQPSNNRVYNGLRYS encoded by the exons atgaaaccatttaATTTTTGCTTCACGCTGCTGATCGGCGCAGCGGTATTGCTGTTAGTGGACGAGACATCGGCGGGTCGagatttttacaaaattctagGTCTACGCAAATCGGCCAGCAAAAACGAGGTCAAAAAAGCATACAG AAAACTAGCAAAGGAGCTTCACCCGGACAAAAATAAAGACGATCCCGATGCAGCGGAAAAGTTCCAAGATTTGGGTGCCGCCTACGAGGTGCTGTCGGACGACGACAAACGCAAGTTGTACGATCGGTGCGGCGAAGAGTGCGTGAAGAAGGAAGGCATGATGGACAACTCGGACCCGTTCGCTCAGTTTTTCGGTGACTTTGGATTCGGCTTCGGCGGTCAAGAGCAGCGGGAAACGCCCCGCGGTGCGAACATTGTGATGGACTTGCACGTTACCCTGGAGGAGCTGTACAGTGGGAACTTTGTAGAAATTACACGAAATAAACCGGTCATGAAGCCCGCTTCGGGAACGCGCAAATGCAACTGCCGGCAGGAAATGGTGACGCGAAACCTGGGCCCGGGACGGTTCCAAATGATGCAGCAAACGGTCTGCGATGAGTGCCCGAACGTGAAGCTAGTAAACGAGGAGCGAACGATCGAGATCGAGATCGAACCAGGCATGGAAGATGGGCAGGAGACGCGATTCTCCGGTGAGGGCGAACCGCACATGGACGGTGATCCGGGTGATCTGATTCTGAAGATCAAAACCGTTCCTCATCCGCGCTTCGAGCGACGAGGTGATGATCTGTACACGAACATCACGATCAGCTTGCAGGATGCGCTGGTAGGCTTCGAGTTGGACATCGTACATCTGGATGGACACAAGGTGACGGTGACCCGTGAAAAGGTCACCTGGCCCGGTGCGCGGGTACGAAAGAACGGCGAAGGAATGCCAAACTACGAAAACAACAACCTCCACGGTACGCTGTACATTACGTTCGACGTCGAGTTCCCCAAAACGCAGTTGAGTGACACGGAGAAAGAAG ACATCAAAAATCTACTAAACCAGCCCTCGAACAACCGCGTGTACAATGGACTGCGATACTCTTAA
- the LOC131264308 gene encoding uncharacterized protein LOC131264308 translates to MTEKTSFPERYRAMYTVHKYKPLLPSDRRIVPFRKKKTRFKVMLLMGTVFACLLYAIERPFWWDYDSLETPLWNEALETRDDEQHFNYNSSYFVNTAGCKMPSFPVLNEHIQKFIERPDPIECVPALLQSDDRWLWFRLSEEDIERHYNVTNASLIQCCVQPFVRLTDDEEKLTGNRSCFEFPDRFGVMEDEFIMVHCRHPALKVSFYGDYFAFAPRKKSVEERIRKAKNQSKGDGADERRLDVMILGIDAVSRLNLHRQMNQTVDYVLNTLNGIEMFGYNKVGDNTFPNMIPALTGLDIEELGAACLPNSSSTFDLCQFLWNKYGEAGYRTVYAEDSTAMGTFNYAKNGFRTQPTDYYLRSFFRRMESKVGYNKKLNAKLCLGGRSPTRVLLEYARKLVRSFDTGESVFSLLWAVGMTHDFFNAPALIDDDYRQVLEFMNDEGQPEKRQYLNRTVLILMSDHGIRWGSFRNTYQGMMEERQPFLIFILPTWFRGRYPTAYHNLRRNRLRLTTHFDLYETLKDVLDLRTLETGTLSTRTNELLDAKPTPRGISLFLPIPTTRTCEDAGIAPHWCTCHDHKPLSKTDRQVIQAARFAVNRVNHLLLDYPQCSVLHLNSIEEASVGMSSDNITTQHKFSDINVRFMTKPGDGEFEATVRIDSNNESFLTGTVSRTNLYGKQSFCVDDYRLKLYCFCGL, encoded by the exons ATGACTGAGAAAACAAG TTTTCCCGAACGGTACAGAGCGATGTACACCGTGCACAAGTACAAACCGCTGCTGCCCAGCGATCGTCGGATCGTGCCCTttcggaagaagaaaacgcgCTTCAAagtgatgctgctgatggggACGGTCTTTGCCTGTCTGCTGTACGCAATCGAGCGTCCCTTCTGGTGGGACTACGACTCGCTGGAGACTCCACTGTGGAACGAGGCGCTTGAGACGCGGGACGACGAGCAGCACTTCAACTACAACAGTTCGTACTTCGTCAATACGGCCGGCTGCAAGATGCCAAGCTTTCCGGTGCTAAACGAGCACATCCAGAAGTTTATCGAACGACCGGACCCGATCGAATGTGTGCCGGCGCTGCTGCAGTCGGATGACCGGTGGCTCTGGTTTCGACTCTCCGAGGAGGATATCGAACGGCACTACAACGTGACCAACGCCAGCCTGATACAGTGCTGCGTGCAACCGTTCGTTCGGCTAACGGACGACGAAGAGAAGCTGACGGGCAACAGGAGTTGCTTCGAATTTCCGGACCGGTTCGGTGTAATGGAGGATGAGTTCATTATGGTGCACTGTCGGCATCCGGCGTTAAAAGTATCGTTCTATGGAGACTACTTCGCTTTTGCACCCCGTAAAAAGTCCGTCGAGGAGCGGATACGGAAGGCGAAGAATCAGAGCAAGGGTGATGGCGCTGATGAGCGTCGGCTGGACGTGATGATACTGGGTATCGATGCGGTATCAAGATTAAACCTTCACCGACAGATGAACCAAACAGTCGACTATGTTCTTAATACCCTCAATG GTATCGAAATGTTCGGCTACAATAAAGTCGGTGACAATACGTTTCCGAACATGATCCCAGCTCTCACCGGGCTGGACATCGAGGAACTCGGTGCAGCATGTCTTCCAAACTCGAGCAGTACCTTCGACCTGTGCCAGTTCCTGTGGAACAAGTATGGCGAGGCCGGCTACCGGACCGTGTACGCCGAGGACAGCACGGCCATGGGTACGTTCAACTACGCTAAGAACGGATTCCGTACGCAACCCACCGACTACTACCTGAGGAGCTTTTTCCGCCGGATGGAATCGAAGGTGGGCTACAACAAGAAGCTGAACGCTAAACTGTGCTTGGGGGGTCGGAGTCCCACCCGGGTGCTGCTAGAGTACGCCCGAAAGCTCGTCCGATCGTTCGACACTGGCGAGTCGGTGTTCTCGCTGCTCTGGGCTGTGGGAATGACGCACGATTTCTTCAACGCCCCGGCGCTTATCGATGACGACTATCGGCAGGTGTTGGAGTTTATGAACGATGAGGGACAGCCGGAGAAGCGGCAGTATCTGAACCGCACGGTGTTGATCCTGATGAGCGATCACGGAATTCGGTGGGGCtcgtttcgaaacacttaccAGGGTATGATGGAGGAACGGCAACCATTTTTGATATTCATATTGCCAACGTGGTTCCGGGGGCGCTATCCTACGGCGTACCACAATCTCCGGAGGAACCGGCTTCGTCTCACCACCCACTTCGACCTGTACGAAACGCTGAAAGATGTACTCGATTTAAGAACCCTAGAAACGGGGACCCTTTCGACGCGAACCAACGAGCTACTGGATGCCAAACCGACACCGAGGGGCATCAGCTTGTTCCTTCCGATACCGACGACACGGACCTGTGAGGACGCCGGGATAGCACCGCACTGGTGTACCTGTCACGATCATAAGCCACTCTCGAAAACCGACCGGCAGGTCATACAGGCGGCACGGTTCGCGGTAAACCGGGTGAACCATCTTCTGCTGGACTACCCCCAGTGTAGCGTGCTGCACCTCAACTCGATCGAGGAAGCCAGTGTGGGTATGTCGTCGGACAACATCACGACCCAGCATAAGTTCAGCGACATCAACGTGCGGTTTATGACGAAACCGGGGGACGGCGAGTTTGAGGCGACGGTGCGCATCGACTCCAACAACGAGAGCTTCCTGACCGGCACCGTAAGCCGGACGAACCTGTACGGTAAACAAAGCTTCTGCGTCGATGACTATCGTTTGAAATTGTACTGTTTTTGTGGGCTGTAA
- the LOC131267649 gene encoding rRNA-processing protein UTP23 homolog, whose translation MKVTKHKKIRKYMSFYMNNFGFREPLLILIDGSFCYAAYKIHLQIEEQLKKYFQSEMKLIVTACIITETDNLGSKFIGTTQLLKRFLVHKCGHEKRPISGSACIKAMTKTSHYIVATQDRVLQEWIRSKPGIPLFYLHNSSVPTLAQPSEAHRNAATKLQKGRMEVRSLDQSTLTTLKEKEGIALPDGTVKKKKKKPKNPNPLSCKKPKRKTQESNGNPKPPANPLGVTDGGVVKKKSRKRIKLPKHVVEHLKVANGHQQKSNVS comes from the exons ATGAAAGTtacaaaacataagaaaattcGAAAGTATATGAGTTTCTACATGAACAACTTTGGATTTCGTGAACCACTGCTCATACTGATCGATGGAAGTTTCTGCTATGCTGCTTACAAG attcatctccaaatCGAAGAACAGCTCAAAAAGTATTTCCAGTCTGAGATGAAACTAATCGTCACGGCATGCATCATTACGGAAACGGATAATCTGGGGTCGAAATTTATTGGCACCACCCAGCTGCTTAAGCGATTTCTGGTACACAAGTGTGGCCACGAAAAGCGTCCCATCAGTGGTTCAGCGTGCATCAAGGCGATGACAAAAACGTCCCACTACATCGTCGCCACGCAGGACCGAGTGCTACAGGAATGGATCCGGTCGAAGCCTGGCATCCCACTGTTCTACCTGCACAACAGTTCCGTGCCCACGTTGGCGCAACCGTCGGAAGCACACCGTAACGCAGCTACGAAATTGCAGAAGGGTAGGATGGAGGTACGTTCGTTGGACCAGAGCACACTTACCACCCTGAAGGAGAAGGAAGGTATCGCTCTACCAGATGGAaccgtcaagaagaagaagaaaaaaccaaaaaatccAAATCCCCTGTCGTGCAAAAAGCCGAAACGAAAGACGCAAGAATCGAATGGGAATCCGAAACCGCCCGCTAATCCATTGGGGGTTACGGATGGTGGTGTGGTGAAGAAAAAGAGTAGGAAACGCATCAAACTACCGAAACACGTTGTGGAACATTTGAAAGTAGCGAATGGACACCAACAGAAATCAAATGTAAGCTAA